TCAAGAGCTAAAGGAAGTCCTCCACAGTAACCAACGGCTTTCTTCGAAAGCTCAATGTAATCTTCTGCTGGCTTGGTGTCCTTAAAGGCATGCCTGCTGAAAAGCTGAAGGGACTCATCTGGTTTCAATTCTTCGATCTGATATGTTTGATCTGCTTCACGAAGAGGATTTGAATCTCTTGTTGTAATAATTACTCTACTTCCGGGACCAAACCAACTTCGATCTCCCATCAAAGCATTTAGCTGGTCCAGATGAGCCACATCGTCAGCaacaacaagaactcttttgCGACAAAGTCGATCTTTGATCATAACCTTTCCTCTATCGACACAATCGAAGTTTGCAACATCCTGTTTTAAAATATCGTGAAGAAGTTGCTTTTGAAAAGGAACAAGACCACCATTAACTTGTTTTGACCTTTCATTGATATCCAAAAGAAAACAGCTTCCCTCGAATCCATAGCAGAGTtgattaaatacaacttttgcTATAGTTGTCTTTCCTATTCCTGGCATCCCATGTATGCCCACAATGCGTACATCATCTGTTGCAGTACTTACAAAGTCATAAATATCGTGAGCAAGATCCATACATACCAGGTGCTCAGGAACATATAAGCACTCGCGACGTAATTTATTCAACACATCCTTGATAATCCctttgataaattttgcttcatgcctgctcatagaaagaaatattttagtatttcacattgaaaaatgtaatttaaaattacTCCATAAACGTGTGCAAGTGAATCTTAGAGAGAAAAGGAATACCCATTTGCCATATCATTGAGATTCCATCCAGATAGATTTCCAGCCTCCTCAAGAGCTTTTCTCCACTCCTTCACCAACTTCTCTTCAAAACGCTCTTCATGTTTAACAAATGCTTCTGCAAAACTGCCATTCTGTTTTCTCACATATGAAGGATCAATGTCATAGAATATAGGAAGAACAATCTGACCGGTTTTCCTGTTTTTGCACTTAAGAATCTCTACAAGTTCATTGAGACACCATCTAGAAGAAGCATATCCTTTTGAGAAGACAACTATGGatatctttgattcttgaattgcccTGAGGAGATGATGTgagatttcttctcctctcggaagttcatcatcatctcgaaAAGTGTGGATTCCTGCTTGGACCAAGGCAGTATATAGATGATCTGTAAATGACTTGCGAGTGTCTtctcctctaaaactcaagaagacATCATAGGCCCCTTCTGGTCTCGATCGAGAAGACTCTGGCTCTGTCATGGCAGCTGCAGAAATCAAGGCACAGTCAATTACCAATGGAGCAATATAACAAAGAGTTAGCTATGAAATTCCAAAGCTATGATATTGAAATGAGGTTAACTGAGGTcagcttttcttctctttcgcgAGGATGAATCgatttcttcatctttggatTGCTTGCGTTTTTCTTTCtgcatttttaaattaaatagaatgatataggatgtgttaaataatatttatgttgtcttatttattaagggtagaatagtactttcagtttaacctatatatactttatttgtaattaggttaagactaagcattcataatatatagtttattcagaattctagcctcctttttgtgtttgatctcaattagtttaacatggtatcagagctggttttatgaaacgaagcttaatcccaaatacagcTTCGCGGATCCAACTCTGCGGTGAGTTGGCTGGGGGTTTGCAGGGGGCAGCGCGCAATcccaaatatcaattttttttggagtgatattttgtcttccgcttctgcaaaattaggtatttcgacagtctctgcaattattttggtatttcgacagtttctgcaattattttggtatttcgtcttcccttcagcttctgcaatttggtatctgcgttcagtttttgcaaatttgttttgtgttttgggagtaatcgtataatttcgagaagatatttgtttagtttctgcaattgagtattttgtcttccgctgcttttgcattctggttatttgtgattgttgattatggctactgaaagagatgattcgcttcagtctgtgagtgtgaggttggatgggaagaactattcatattggagttatgtaatgagaaatttccttaagggtaagaagatgtgggggtatgttagtggaacttatgtgatacctaagaatattgaggagggggatgctggtttgatagatacatgggaagcaaataatgcaaagatcattacttggatcaacaattctgttgagcattcaataggtacgcagttggcgaaatatgagacagcaaaagaggtttgggatcatctgcaaaggttattcacacaatcaaattttgcaaaacagtatcaattagagaatgacatacgagctctttatcagaagaatatgagtattcaagagttttattctgctatgacagatctttgggatcaattggctcttactgaatcgacagaattaaaggcatgtggtgcctatattgagcgtagagagcagcaaagattggtacagtttttaacagcacttcgcagtgatttcgaaggacttagaggttcaattctgcatcgttctccactgccttctgttgactctgttgtcagtgagttattggctgaagaaatacgttttcagtcttattctgaaaaaggaattctttctgcttcaaatccttcagtactagcagtaccttctaggtcattctctaatcatcagaataagtctcacacaagggttggcttcgatgagtgcagcttctgtaagcagaaaggtcattggaaggctcaatgtcctaagttgagacatcagaatcaagcttggaagcctggaaatcagtcacaatctaatgctcatagaccacctcagggttataaaccacaacaccacaatactgcagcagtagcttcctcgagttctattaccgatcctaatattttggctgagcaatttcagaagtttctctccttgcagccacaagcaatgtccgcttcttcttccataggtcagttgcctcatagttcctcaggtatgtcacattctgaatgggtcttggattctggtgcttctcatcatatgtctccagattcctcatcttttacctctatatcccctttatcctccattcctgttatgactgctgatggcactcaaatgcccttagcaggtgttggttctgttgtcacacctcacatgtctctccctaatgtttatcttattccacaactcaaattgaatcttgcgtctgttggtcaaatatgtgattctggtgattacttagtcatgttttctggttccttttgttgtatacaggatctgcagtctcagaagctgattgggacaggccgtagggagaatg
This genomic stretch from Populus alba chromosome 19, ASM523922v2, whole genome shotgun sequence harbors:
- the LOC140955126 gene encoding uncharacterized protein, which translates into the protein MSIQEFYSAMTDLWDQLALTESTELKACGAYIERREQQRLVQFLTALRSDFEGLRGSILHRSPLPSVDSVVSELLAEEIRFQSYSEKGILSASNPSVLAVPSRSFSNHQNKSHTRVGFDECSFCKQKGHWKAQCPKLRHQNQAWKPGNQSQSNAHRPPQGYKPQHHNTAAVASSSSITDPNILAEQFQKFLSLQPQAMSASSSIGSAVSEADWDRP